A single Sulfurimonas aquatica DNA region contains:
- a CDS encoding Hsp20/alpha crystallin family protein, whose protein sequence is MKKSMLYMCTAGLLLGTSLEAFSLFSIDTTQRVENNNHMIKKYEKAIEKLKAENKYILEEKKKNPQLYEKKKLFEDLDDRYVYRVKLNGSKAEALNFMVKDSVVSLSMNMKREEKNDNGYFYSSQNFSSSYKIPSDVVQEKIEHKVEGDYFTIVMPKKKM, encoded by the coding sequence ATGAAAAAGAGTATGCTTTATATGTGTACTGCAGGTCTATTATTAGGTACGTCGCTCGAAGCGTTTTCTCTCTTTAGTATTGATACTACTCAAAGAGTTGAAAACAATAATCATATGATTAAAAAGTATGAAAAAGCCATTGAAAAGCTCAAGGCTGAAAACAAATACATACTAGAAGAAAAAAAGAAAAATCCTCAGCTTTACGAAAAGAAAAAGCTTTTTGAGGACTTAGACGACAGATATGTCTACAGAGTCAAACTAAATGGCTCCAAAGCGGAGGCCCTAAACTTTATGGTTAAAGATAGTGTCGTTTCTCTTAGTATGAATATGAAGCGTGAGGAGAAAAATGATAATGGCTACTTCTATAGCTCACAAAACTTTTCAAGCTCTTATAAGATTCCCTCGGACGTAGTCCAAGAGAAGATTGAACATAAAGTCGAAGGGGACTATTTTACAATTGTAATGCCTAAGAAAAAGATGTAA
- a CDS encoding sensor histidine kinase: protein MNKIVLILLIFISSLFGESNLDIKTSYYLTKDDLTLAQIKQVKNFIPSKGDNFGLLKQNCWLKLELKNHLDEIQTRVFKFRFAYMDDITLYEDGKTPQKYGRTNNYNKQINSIDNNIFKITLTPFEKKVVFIKISSSYTIKTFLQDSSQEEHLSTIFFHKMLFSFSYGILFALILYNFFVWYSIKIKVYLYYVLFHFVFLLGIISWTGFGFEFIWPNYPLFNYYSYGILGNLLYGFHILFIITYLNAEAYLPKTTSFLKSIAYLFFFFSLTSLLYQGTLLYELLSIFSMVLTLVLILYIFFIKKVQLALYILISNIIIIIGSIFMVLSDMGLTNGSLIMDYFFVWGACVEVILMSFALAYKYKDLEDEKESEKLIRIQTQEMLISKHKLSTLGQMMNNLVHQWRQPLSQINSIVLNIEDDFFNKKLDEVRLNDKLNDIEATTTYLSQTLNDFRNFSINEKNQSKFLIKPLIEEVLSIINFTININDIEIDVSYSSSDIYIVSNKNELLQILMVILSNAKDALIENKTKNPKIKIEVIQEQESITIEISNNAGAIPDEIINEIFEPYFSTKKFEDGTGLGLHIATLIADKLDISISVKTLKEWTLFSIKI from the coding sequence GTGAATAAAATAGTATTAATTTTACTTATCTTCATATCATCACTGTTTGGAGAGAGTAACTTAGATATAAAAACAAGTTACTATCTAACAAAAGATGATCTAACGCTAGCTCAAATCAAACAAGTAAAAAACTTCATCCCTTCAAAAGGCGACAACTTTGGTCTTTTGAAGCAAAACTGTTGGCTAAAACTAGAACTCAAAAACCATTTAGATGAGATACAAACAAGAGTCTTCAAGTTTCGGTTTGCCTATATGGATGACATAACCCTCTATGAGGACGGTAAAACACCTCAAAAATATGGACGAACTAACAATTACAACAAGCAGATAAACTCCATTGACAACAACATCTTTAAAATCACCCTCACTCCTTTTGAGAAAAAAGTGGTATTTATAAAAATATCCTCTTCATACACCATAAAGACTTTTTTACAAGACTCTAGCCAAGAGGAGCACTTAAGCACTATATTTTTTCATAAAATGCTATTTTCTTTTTCTTATGGGATTCTTTTTGCACTTATTCTTTATAACTTTTTTGTTTGGTATAGTATAAAAATAAAGGTCTACTTATACTATGTACTTTTTCATTTTGTATTTTTACTTGGTATCATCTCTTGGACAGGTTTTGGATTTGAGTTTATCTGGCCAAATTATCCTCTTTTTAACTACTATAGCTATGGAATATTGGGAAATCTACTCTATGGCTTTCATATTTTATTTATAATCACCTATCTAAACGCCGAAGCCTATCTGCCTAAAACCACGTCTTTTTTAAAATCAATCGCATATCTATTTTTCTTTTTTAGTCTCACTTCTCTTTTGTACCAAGGAACTCTTTTATATGAACTTTTATCTATATTCTCAATGGTATTAACTCTAGTACTTATACTCTATATCTTTTTTATCAAAAAAGTACAGTTGGCGCTTTATATACTCATCTCAAACATTATTATCATAATTGGCAGTATTTTTATGGTTCTCTCCGATATGGGTCTAACAAATGGCTCGTTAATTATGGATTACTTTTTCGTGTGGGGTGCTTGTGTTGAAGTCATACTCATGTCCTTTGCATTGGCTTACAAATACAAAGACTTAGAAGATGAAAAAGAGAGTGAGAAACTCATACGAATACAAACACAAGAGATGCTTATAAGTAAACATAAGCTCTCAACTCTTGGCCAGATGATGAATAACTTAGTCCATCAATGGAGACAACCCCTATCTCAAATAAACTCTATCGTACTTAACATCGAAGATGACTTTTTCAATAAAAAGTTAGATGAGGTAAGACTCAATGATAAGTTAAACGACATCGAGGCAACCACAACATATCTATCACAAACTCTTAACGATTTTAGGAACTTCTCCATAAATGAAAAAAACCAAAGTAAGTTTTTGATTAAACCACTCATAGAAGAGGTACTCTCAATTATAAACTTTACAATAAATATAAATGATATAGAGATAGATGTAAGCTACTCTAGCTCAGATATTTACATAGTATCAAATAAAAATGAGCTTTTACAAATCCTTATGGTCATTCTCTCTAATGCTAAAGACGCACTCATAGAAAATAAAACTAAAAACCCAAAAATAAAGATAGAGGTAATACAAGAGCAAGAGAGCATCACCATTGAAATATCAAACAACGCCGGAGCAATTCCTGATGAGATAATAAACGAAATATTTGAGCCATACTTCTCTACAAAAAAGTTCGAAGATGGAACTGGTTTAGGTCTACATATCGCTACATTAATTGCCGACAAATTAGACATCTCTATCAGCGTTAAAACCTTAAAAGAGTGGACTCTCTTTAGTATAAAAATTTAA
- a CDS encoding Crp/Fnr family transcriptional regulator, translating to MDTIETKNQSLVLHELQQLPQKLKNQKNVFFKKGEDPLNSVDTSKYFYFVLSGKIKIFQIDFKSSKEQILYLLSRGDMFDVVSLLDGTHREQISEVLEDTELIQIPLEDVKDMILLDNNFRQLFYSYLAMQLKSMENLAISLSFYDVYQRVLQLFTRFTYMKDDKAELKIIDNLKHEDIASMVGTVRKVVNRSLQKLKQDGIIELSRKKIHIKKFQEILDRLNT from the coding sequence ATGGACACAATCGAAACTAAAAATCAATCTCTAGTTCTTCATGAACTACAACAACTTCCTCAAAAGTTAAAAAACCAAAAAAACGTTTTTTTTAAAAAAGGGGAAGACCCGCTTAATAGTGTCGATACGTCAAAATATTTTTACTTTGTTTTAAGTGGAAAGATTAAAATTTTTCAAATTGATTTTAAAAGTTCAAAAGAGCAGATACTATATCTGCTCTCACGTGGAGATATGTTTGACGTTGTAAGCTTGCTTGATGGAACACATAGAGAGCAGATCTCCGAAGTCTTAGAAGACACGGAGTTAATTCAGATACCGCTTGAAGATGTCAAAGATATGATTCTTCTAGATAATAACTTTAGACAACTCTTTTACTCTTACCTTGCTATGCAGTTGAAGTCTATGGAAAACCTCGCAATAAGTCTCTCATTTTACGATGTTTATCAAAGGGTGCTACAACTCTTTACAAGATTTACCTATATGAAAGACGATAAAGCCGAGTTAAAAATAATTGACAACTTAAAACATGAAGATATAGCTTCAATGGTTGGAACCGTGCGAAAAGTAGTCAACAGAAGTCTACAGAAGCTAAAACAAGATGGAATAATTGAACTCTCTAGAAAAAAGATTCATATTAAAAAGTTTCAAGAGATTTTAGATCGTTTAAATACCTAG
- a CDS encoding SDR family oxidoreductase, producing MKVLLTGANGYIGRRLKEKLLGEDVSLRLLARNPKSMTPDVKVEVVQGDSFDVDSLERALEGIDVAYYLIHSLQEENYRELDKLSAHNFLNAAIKQGVKRIVYLGGLGVKEHASTHLLSRIETGEILSSRPTEIETLWIRAGVIIGSGSASFEIIRHLTEKLPVMVTPKWVKTLAQPIGVDDVVSYLEASKDVPLEGNVTVDIGSKMMTYKEMMLGCAHALGLKRWIFPLPILTIKLSSYWLNFFTPVPYNVARSLIEGLSSEVIIQNENATKYFPHIRPVSFEHAVKQAIQEMEENQVFSRWSDAGGGKDVWEKEFKNDTSAALFLDRQTLPLDGVSKEALYGAFCSIGGDEGWFGYNWLWEIRGVMDKMIGGAGLNRGRRDTYKLRVGESVDFWRVEDLKENERLLLRAQMKVPGKAWLEFRIKGDEFIQTAYFYPRGLLGRLYWYLLIPIHYFVFKDMIRSIMKKAKKL from the coding sequence ATGAAAGTTCTACTAACGGGCGCAAATGGTTACATAGGAAGAAGACTTAAAGAGAAGCTTTTAGGAGAAGACGTAAGCTTACGTTTACTAGCTCGAAATCCAAAGAGTATGACTCCAGACGTTAAGGTTGAAGTTGTCCAAGGGGACTCGTTTGACGTGGATTCGCTTGAGAGAGCCTTAGAGGGCATTGATGTTGCTTACTATCTTATACACTCACTTCAAGAAGAAAACTATAGAGAGTTAGATAAACTCAGCGCTCACAACTTTTTAAACGCAGCTATAAAGCAAGGTGTTAAACGCATAGTGTATCTCGGTGGTCTTGGGGTAAAAGAGCATGCAAGCACACACCTTTTAAGTCGCATAGAAACGGGTGAAATACTCTCAAGTAGGCCTACCGAGATAGAGACTCTATGGATACGTGCAGGTGTAATCATCGGCTCGGGGAGTGCAAGTTTTGAGATAATTAGGCACTTAACCGAGAAACTACCGGTAATGGTAACGCCAAAATGGGTAAAAACTCTAGCACAGCCTATCGGGGTTGATGATGTTGTCTCTTATCTTGAAGCATCTAAAGACGTGCCTCTAGAGGGGAATGTGACTGTTGATATTGGCAGTAAAATGATGACATATAAAGAGATGATGCTTGGTTGTGCGCATGCGCTGGGACTTAAACGGTGGATATTTCCCCTACCAATCCTTACTATAAAGCTCTCATCTTACTGGCTAAACTTTTTTACGCCAGTTCCTTACAATGTCGCTCGCTCACTTATTGAGGGACTCTCAAGTGAGGTAATCATTCAAAATGAAAACGCTACGAAGTATTTTCCACATATAAGACCGGTGAGCTTTGAGCATGCTGTAAAACAAGCTATACAAGAGATGGAAGAGAATCAAGTCTTTAGTCGCTGGAGTGATGCGGGGGGAGGCAAAGACGTTTGGGAAAAAGAGTTTAAAAACGATACCTCCGCAGCTCTTTTTTTAGACCGTCAAACACTCCCACTTGATGGTGTTTCAAAAGAGGCTCTCTATGGCGCATTTTGCTCCATAGGAGGAGACGAGGGGTGGTTTGGATATAACTGGCTCTGGGAGATTCGTGGCGTTATGGATAAGATGATAGGCGGAGCGGGGCTAAACCGTGGTCGAAGAGATACTTATAAACTTAGAGTTGGCGAGAGCGTAGACTTTTGGAGAGTTGAGGATTTAAAAGAGAATGAGAGACTCCTGCTTCGAGCACAAATGAAAGTACCGGGAAAGGCTTGGCTTGAGTTTAGAATTAAAGGGGATGAGTTTATACAAACGGCTTACTTCTACCCTAGAGGATTACTTGGAAGACTCTACTGGTATCTGCTTATACCAATTCACTACTTTGTATTTAAAGACATGATTCGCTCTATCATGAAAAAGGCAAAAAAACTATAA
- a CDS encoding flavin reductase family protein, translating into MFSTTTKLDSSCHKQPRPTALLSVANNIMPLSWHMPVSKSPLCYAICVRDENKSYDLLHINEQFALNFLDFSYIEAFEKSGSEHGGDKFKSTGLTPKKAQTINATLIEEAYMIYECRVIDILNYGDHDVFISEVTMIHNKDVKDVKPILFTGEGYYETTSQNPQRVPRREDG; encoded by the coding sequence ATGTTTAGCACAACAACAAAACTTGATTCTTCATGTCACAAACAACCAAGACCAACAGCACTTCTAAGTGTTGCAAATAATATCATGCCACTATCATGGCATATGCCTGTCTCAAAATCTCCACTATGTTATGCCATTTGCGTTCGTGATGAGAACAAGTCATATGACTTACTGCATATAAATGAGCAGTTTGCTTTAAACTTTTTAGACTTTTCATATATAGAAGCTTTTGAGAAGAGTGGGAGTGAGCATGGTGGAGATAAGTTCAAGTCTACGGGATTGACGCCTAAAAAAGCGCAAACTATAAACGCGACACTCATTGAAGAGGCTTATATGATATATGAGTGTAGGGTTATAGACATTTTAAACTATGGGGATCATGACGTTTTTATATCTGAAGTTACTATGATTCATAACAAAGACGTAAAAGACGTAAAACCAATCCTTTTTACAGGCGAGGGCTACTATGAAACTACGTCACAAAATCCACAAAGAGTACCAAGAAGAGAAGATGGCTGA
- a CDS encoding ABC1 kinase family protein: MTIYLVIKKKESFLGLKPLAPIELKNSIIFLGASFIKLAQVLATRSDFFDKEYLEELKELHDSLPPMSDKDFKEIYNKAFSEESFKIFEQTPIASASIGQVHVAYTHENEKVAVKLRRKGIYAQVMADIKIINFFNAIFRPLFSHYTKNSIEAVVVEFSKMIKEEVSLTQELNNLTKFSSVYKDAGVRFPRAFASLSCDDALVMSYEEGFRFDDKESIFKNNIDFRAIIATLVDFYTTQMLINGYFHADPHPGNLLVSKEGELILLDFGMVKSVPNNSRVAIIELIKAANEQDYERYIAANKKLGTIAYEAPVAELAEFTSKMFEIFSNDNLDSESMQQLAFDVLESTRNLPFKLPSDAIYILRVSAIIEGLGTTYIENFNGVKDILPILQKNIPKALGAKESVLETLIDELQDIPFMAKDLKLAIKKVASNELEVELSNDQLEWMKKDLKKEVKSYALSSVFLLSGIFILLYDRELKEFALGVFVFGIARVLYK, from the coding sequence ATGACTATCTATTTAGTCATAAAAAAGAAAGAAAGCTTTTTAGGCTTAAAACCATTAGCACCAATAGAGCTCAAAAATAGTATCATTTTTTTAGGTGCTAGTTTCATAAAACTCGCTCAAGTACTCGCTACGCGCTCGGACTTTTTTGACAAAGAGTACTTAGAGGAGCTTAAAGAGCTTCACGACTCGCTTCCCCCTATGAGCGACAAAGATTTTAAAGAGATATATAACAAAGCATTTAGCGAAGAAAGTTTTAAAATTTTTGAGCAAACGCCAATAGCTTCGGCTTCCATCGGTCAAGTACACGTAGCCTATACGCATGAAAATGAAAAGGTCGCAGTAAAGCTTCGTCGTAAGGGTATCTATGCACAAGTAATGGCAGATATTAAAATAATCAACTTCTTTAACGCCATCTTCCGTCCACTCTTTTCACACTACACAAAAAACTCCATAGAAGCGGTAGTCGTTGAGTTTTCTAAGATGATAAAAGAGGAGGTGAGTCTTACTCAGGAGTTAAACAACCTCACAAAATTTTCTTCTGTATACAAAGACGCGGGAGTGAGGTTTCCTCGCGCCTTTGCTTCTCTTTCTTGTGACGATGCTCTTGTTATGAGTTATGAAGAGGGCTTTAGGTTTGATGATAAAGAGTCTATCTTTAAGAACAACATCGACTTTAGAGCCATCATAGCCACTCTTGTAGATTTTTACACAACACAGATGCTTATAAATGGGTACTTTCATGCGGATCCGCATCCGGGAAATCTTTTAGTCTCTAAAGAGGGAGAGTTGATTTTACTTGATTTTGGCATGGTGAAGTCAGTGCCAAATAACTCAAGAGTAGCCATCATAGAGCTTATAAAAGCGGCAAATGAGCAAGATTATGAACGTTACATTGCAGCGAATAAAAAACTTGGCACCATTGCTTATGAAGCTCCAGTTGCCGAACTTGCAGAGTTTACTTCTAAAATGTTTGAGATTTTCTCAAACGACAATCTTGATAGTGAATCTATGCAGCAGTTGGCGTTTGACGTACTTGAATCAACACGAAACTTACCCTTTAAACTTCCTAGTGATGCTATCTATATCTTACGTGTTAGTGCCATCATAGAAGGACTTGGGACTACTTATATAGAAAACTTTAATGGCGTTAAAGATATCTTGCCAATCTTACAAAAAAACATACCAAAAGCCTTGGGCGCAAAAGAGAGTGTTTTAGAAACATTGATAGACGAGTTGCAAGATATCCCTTTTATGGCTAAAGATTTGAAGTTGGCTATTAAAAAAGTAGCTTCTAATGAACTAGAGGTTGAACTCTCCAACGATCAGTTAGAGTGGATGAAAAAGGACCTTAAAAAAGAGGTGAAGTCCTATGCACTTTCCTCTGTATTTCTCTTAAGTGGAATTTTTATACTACTCTATGATAGAGAGTTAAAAGAGTTTGCTTTAGGAGTTTTTGTTTTTGGCATTGCTCGAGTGCTTTACAAATAA
- a CDS encoding metallophosphoesterase, translating into MKLENINNTFVIGDVHGAYHSLLKLIKQLPQDAKIIFVGDLCDKGKYSKDVIEYVINNNYPCVKGNHEHLFEKYILDAVERDVHSPWSSDKRYGGLACIESYNKDIPLIKKHLEWIKKLPVYIEIERYFITHGFALEYYEHRDNEEYYNEFLLNRYYHGDEVPESEVINVFGHCTFDEVVSGENFFCIDTSCAYGKKLTAFELGTHKLYEVPMDPRDSDFKADAITMNEYNVYEENFESIASLVIDGDSKYGEYDIVANEVLIAIVDKYGELGKKELLRMHERAQIFPKQIKKVLGDEYVKHIKF; encoded by the coding sequence ATGAAACTAGAAAATATTAATAACACCTTTGTAATCGGCGATGTTCATGGTGCCTACCACTCACTCTTAAAACTTATAAAACAGCTTCCTCAAGATGCCAAAATCATCTTTGTAGGAGATCTGTGTGATAAAGGAAAATACTCTAAAGACGTTATAGAGTATGTCATAAATAATAACTATCCATGCGTCAAAGGAAATCATGAACATCTTTTTGAGAAGTACATTTTAGACGCAGTCGAGAGAGACGTACACAGTCCATGGAGCAGTGATAAACGCTATGGCGGACTTGCTTGCATAGAGAGTTATAACAAGGACATTCCTCTTATAAAAAAACATCTGGAGTGGATAAAAAAGCTACCAGTTTACATAGAAATCGAACGCTATTTCATAACGCATGGTTTCGCCCTTGAGTACTATGAACATAGAGATAACGAAGAGTACTACAACGAGTTTCTACTCAACAGATATTACCATGGAGACGAGGTGCCAGAGAGTGAGGTTATAAACGTCTTTGGTCACTGTACTTTTGACGAGGTAGTTTCAGGTGAAAACTTCTTTTGTATAGATACGAGTTGCGCTTATGGGAAAAAGCTCACAGCGTTTGAGTTGGGAACGCATAAACTCTATGAAGTGCCAATGGATCCAAGAGACTCAGACTTTAAAGCAGACGCCATAACGATGAATGAATATAACGTATATGAAGAGAATTTTGAGTCCATCGCTTCTCTTGTGATAGATGGCGACTCAAAATATGGAGAGTATGACATAGTGGCAAATGAAGTCCTCATCGCCATAGTAGATAAGTATGGAGAACTAGGAAAAAAGGAGCTCCTTCGTATGCATGAGAGAGCTCAAATCTTTCCAAAACAGATCAAAAAAGTTTTGGGCGATGAGTATGTTAAACATATTAAGTTTTAA
- a CDS encoding TIGR01777 family oxidoreductase, with translation MKVALSGANGFVASYLKKSFRDYVIIERDDDEDEILRKLEGVDAVFNLAGAPIIKRWSDSYKELLLSSRVDTTRKIVNAINRSEVKHFISTSAIGAYPNDSAFDESYEAYADDFLGSLTSQWESEARKCSKPTTIVRFGVILGSEGGALAQMLTPFKLGLGGVIGNGKMMTSWIDIEDLVRIYEYILESKITGIINATAPKPVTNYAFTKALGKQLKRVTILPLPEFVLKLLFGEGSTVLTASKEVYPKRLLESGFKFKYEEIDSSLSHLLG, from the coding sequence ATGAAAGTAGCACTCAGTGGAGCCAATGGTTTTGTTGCCTCTTACTTAAAAAAAAGCTTTAGAGATTACGTCATTATAGAGAGAGATGATGATGAAGATGAGATACTTAGAAAACTAGAAGGTGTTGATGCTGTATTTAACCTTGCAGGTGCTCCAATCATTAAACGCTGGAGCGACTCTTATAAAGAACTTTTACTTAGTAGTCGTGTAGATACAACAAGAAAAATAGTAAACGCCATAAACAGGAGTGAAGTAAAACACTTTATCTCTACGTCCGCTATAGGTGCTTACCCTAATGACTCTGCGTTTGATGAGAGTTATGAAGCTTATGCGGATGACTTTTTAGGTTCTTTAACATCTCAGTGGGAAAGTGAAGCTAGAAAATGCTCTAAGCCCACTACGATTGTGCGTTTTGGAGTTATACTAGGAAGTGAAGGAGGAGCACTAGCTCAAATGCTTACTCCTTTTAAGCTGGGCCTTGGCGGTGTCATAGGTAATGGTAAAATGATGACCTCTTGGATAGATATAGAGGATCTCGTAAGAATTTATGAGTATATCTTAGAGTCAAAGATTACTGGCATTATAAACGCAACGGCACCAAAGCCAGTGACAAACTATGCTTTTACAAAAGCCTTAGGCAAACAACTTAAGAGAGTGACTATACTGCCTCTTCCTGAGTTTGTGTTAAAACTTCTCTTTGGTGAGGGTTCTACTGTTTTAACAGCTTCAAAAGAGGTTTATCCAAAACGACTTCTCGAGAGTGGATTTAAATTTAAGTATGAAGAGATAGACTCCTCATTATCACACCTTTTGGGCTAA
- a CDS encoding SRPBCC family protein, which translates to MSIYEKTSLVECSLEALYNFHLEMENLKAISPKGIKVTLLNEGFVPKEGAILRLKTIKNFIPIIWEVRIEKMDAPNLLVDVAMKSPFKSWKHSHIFTQIDENLCELKDLVEYTLPFGFVGSLFNFFVQYELRSMFEFRHLITKQILEEK; encoded by the coding sequence ATGAGTATCTATGAGAAAACTTCCCTTGTGGAGTGTTCGCTTGAAGCATTGTATAATTTTCATCTTGAGATGGAGAATCTAAAAGCGATAAGCCCTAAGGGAATAAAAGTAACTCTTTTGAATGAAGGCTTTGTGCCAAAAGAGGGTGCTATACTCCGTCTTAAAACAATTAAGAACTTTATTCCCATCATTTGGGAAGTTCGTATTGAAAAGATGGATGCACCAAACTTACTTGTAGATGTCGCTATGAAGTCACCCTTTAAATCCTGGAAGCATTCGCATATCTTTACTCAAATAGATGAAAATCTTTGCGAGCTTAAAGATTTAGTCGAATACACACTTCCGTTTGGATTTGTAGGCTCTTTATTTAATTTTTTTGTACAATATGAACTAAGGTCGATGTTTGAGTTTCGACATTTAATAACTAAACAAATATTAGAGGAGAAATGA
- a CDS encoding TIGR03643 family protein, translating to MIFIPYKEQEFYRSLLTNNKLPVIYREPLDKVAMHESDLNRLIEMAWQDRVPFEIIQKQYGLSENQLKKKMRSLISHKAYKRWRKRVQGRATKHTSKLYHKPDRFQGPW from the coding sequence ATGATTTTTATTCCCTATAAAGAGCAGGAGTTTTATCGCTCCCTGCTAACAAATAATAAACTTCCAGTAATATATAGAGAGCCACTTGATAAAGTGGCAATGCATGAGAGTGATCTCAATCGTCTTATCGAGATGGCATGGCAAGATAGAGTTCCTTTTGAGATTATACAAAAACAGTATGGTCTGAGTGAAAACCAACTAAAGAAGAAAATGCGTTCTCTTATCTCACATAAGGCGTATAAACGCTGGAGAAAAAGAGTCCAAGGAAGAGCAACTAAACATACCTCAAAACTCTACCACAAACCAGACCGTTTCCAAGGACCCTGGTAA
- a CDS encoding GGDEF domain-containing protein → MNDDQKQYEDLIETEESTLALEDIESIIRDQNVRKSFEKKYGEKLYSEILLALTHERYEPAKAKELWSKIISHLDNLTKRLGRNPGIAVATLDYLSNFHNSLSSAILIQEDKSDFISETTTRDGLTQLYLRSVFDFALEKELQKSFRGDEKLSLLMIDIDDFKLVNDNYGHIVGDEVLSTIGALINENIRSMDIAARYGGEELSIIVPQSLPKETLLFAQRIREKISKIEFSGFSVTVSIGVCHSSSDIKNTDEFISRADKALYEAKRTGKNRVVEFEKLA, encoded by the coding sequence TTGAATGATGATCAAAAACAGTATGAAGATTTAATTGAAACCGAAGAGTCGACTTTAGCATTGGAAGATATAGAATCTATCATTCGTGATCAAAATGTTCGTAAGAGTTTTGAAAAGAAATATGGTGAAAAACTCTACTCGGAAATACTGCTTGCATTAACGCATGAAAGGTATGAACCTGCGAAAGCTAAAGAGTTGTGGAGTAAAATTATTTCACATCTTGATAATTTAACGAAGCGACTCGGAAGAAACCCTGGTATCGCTGTTGCAACGCTTGATTACCTTTCAAATTTTCACAACTCGTTATCATCCGCCATTCTGATTCAAGAGGACAAAAGCGACTTCATATCTGAAACAACCACGCGAGATGGTTTAACGCAACTGTACCTAAGAAGCGTCTTTGATTTTGCATTGGAAAAAGAGTTGCAAAAGAGTTTTCGAGGGGATGAAAAGCTCTCTTTGCTTATGATTGACATTGACGATTTTAAACTAGTAAATGACAACTATGGGCATATAGTGGGGGATGAAGTACTGAGCACCATAGGCGCGTTGATAAATGAAAATATTCGAAGTATGGACATTGCCGCACGTTATGGCGGAGAAGAACTCTCCATAATAGTTCCTCAGTCACTGCCAAAAGAAACACTGCTCTTTGCGCAGAGAATAAGAGAAAAAATATCTAAGATTGAGTTCTCTGGTTTTTCCGTAACTGTTAGCATCGGAGTATGCCACTCTTCTTCAGATATCAAAAATACGGATGAGTTTATTAGTAGGGCGGACAAAGCGCTTTATGAGGCCAAGAGAACGGGAAAAAATCGCGTAGTTGAATTTGAAAAGCTCGCCTAG
- a CDS encoding thiamine-phosphate kinase has product MNLENYFISQFDNRHIGDDGAVIDGFVYSKDAFFEDVHYKKKWLSYYQVAQRAMLVNISDAIAMNAIPKYVLLSIAMPKTMSKEDMRDLANGFKDMAKKYNLEIIGGDTISNTKLDITITVISKTDKPLLRTKVRSGYALAYTGELGKSQKELKKLFNLGTIHKKSKFIDIKLRSDFVYKSQRFLKAGMDISDGLFSDLSKITQANKIGVKFNAKIKKSLACSGEEYEMLVAFDMRDKKTIFRRAAQTRTQITIFGSASRSRYTNRCKAHHF; this is encoded by the coding sequence TTGAATTTAGAAAATTATTTTATATCACAGTTTGATAACAGACATATTGGAGATGACGGGGCTGTTATTGATGGCTTTGTTTACTCAAAAGATGCTTTTTTTGAGGACGTACATTACAAAAAAAAGTGGCTGAGTTACTACCAAGTAGCACAAAGAGCGATGCTAGTAAATATCTCTGACGCAATCGCTATGAATGCCATACCAAAATATGTTCTTCTAAGTATAGCGATGCCAAAAACAATGTCTAAAGAGGATATGAGAGATTTGGCAAATGGCTTTAAAGATATGGCGAAAAAGTATAATTTAGAGATTATAGGTGGTGATACTATTAGTAATACAAAACTTGATATTACTATAACGGTGATATCTAAAACTGATAAACCACTCCTTAGAACTAAAGTCCGTAGTGGATATGCTCTTGCATATACGGGGGAGCTTGGAAAGTCTCAAAAAGAGTTAAAAAAACTTTTTAATTTAGGCACTATTCATAAAAAATCGAAGTTTATAGATATTAAACTTCGAAGTGATTTTGTATATAAATCTCAAAGATTTTTAAAAGCCGGAATGGATATCTCAGATGGCCTTTTTAGCGACTTGAGCAAAATTACACAAGCAAATAAGATAGGCGTAAAGTTTAACGCGAAGATAAAAAAATCTCTTGCTTGTAGCGGAGAGGAGTATGAAATGCTTGTGGCGTTTGATATGCGAGACAAAAAAACAATCTTTAGAAGAGCTGCACAAACAAGAACACAAATAACAATTTTTGGCTCAGCATCAAGAAGTAGATATACAAACAGATGTAAGGCACATCATTTTTAA